Proteins encoded by one window of Capra hircus breed San Clemente chromosome 8, ASM170441v1, whole genome shotgun sequence:
- the LOC102180040 gene encoding olfactory receptor 13C7-like has product MVKLSSRGRADTPQVTHPRCLAPRPTGAFIQHLHGAYGKRGRMRWMESEMNGANQTVVTEFVLLGLHDHHNLEMVLFVLCLGIYSVNVLGNALLIGLNTLDPCLHTPMYFFLSNLALMDICGTSSFVPLMLVNFLETQSTISFPGCALQMYLTLALGFTECVLLAMMACDRYVAICQPLRYSELMNRQTCMWMAALSWGAAFANSLLQSILTWSLPFCGHNIINHFFCEILAVLKLACGDISLSALLIMVASAVLTLAPLLLIFLSYVFILTAILRVPSAASRHKAFSTCSAHLTVVVIFYGTISFMYFKPKAENLYLDKLLALFYGVVTPSLNPIIYSLRNAEVKAAAIALLRGDLLSRKMARFPVVL; this is encoded by the coding sequence ATGGTGAAACTGAGCTCCAGAGGCAGGGCTGACACACCCCAGGTAACACATCCACGTTGCTTGGCTCCCAGGCCCACTGGTGCTTTCATCCAACACCTTCATGGTGCATATGGGAAAAGAGggagaatgagatggatggagAGTGAGATGAATGGGGCAAACCAGACGGTCGTGACAGAGTTTGTCCTGCTGGGGCTACATGACCACCACAACCTAGAGATGGTGCTGTTTGTGCTCTGCCTGGGCATCTACTCTGTGAATGTGCTGGGGAACGCCCTCCTCATTGGGCTGAACACGCTGGACCCCTGCcttcacacccccatgtacttcttcctcagcaACCTCGCCCTCATGGACATCTGTGGCACATCCTCCTTCGTGCCTCTCATGCTAGTCAACTTCCTAGAAACCCAAAGCACCATCTCCTTCCCTGGCTGTGCCCTGCAGATGTACCTGACCCTGGCGCTGGGCTTCACGGAGTGTGTGCTCTTGGCCATGATGGCGTGTGACCGGTACGTGGCCATCTGCCAGCCGCTTCGCTATTCAGAGCTCATGAACCGGCAGACATGCATGTGGATGGCAGCATTGAGCTGGGGGGCAGCCTTTGCCAACTCCCTTCTCCAATCCATTCTCACCTGGAGCCTCCCCTTCTGTGGCCACAATATCATCAACCACTTCTTCTGTGAGATCTTGGCGGTGCTGAAACTAGCCTGTGGGGACATCTCTCTCAGTGCACTGCTAATAATGGTGGCTTCAGCTGTCCTGACGCTGGCCCCGCTGCTGCTCATCTTCCTGTCCTACGTGTTCATCCTCACTGCCATCCTGAGGGTGCCCTCCGCTGCCAGCCGGCACAAAGCCTTCTCTACCTGCTCTGCCCACCTCACAGTGGTGGTGATTTTCTATGGGACCATCTCCTTTATGTACTTCAAGCCCAAGGCCGAGAACCTCTACTTGGACAAGCTTCTTGCATTGTTCTATGGGGTCGTGACCCCCTCACTGAACCCCAtcatctacagcctgaggaaTGCAGAGGTGAAAGCTGCCGCCATAGCTCTGCTGAGGGGAGATCTCCTCTCCAGGAAGATGGCCCGCTTTCCTGTTGTTCTCTAA
- the LOC102182872 gene encoding olfactory receptor 13J1-like has product MEPVNSTEVSEFFLKGFSGYPALEHLLFPLCSAMYLVTLLGNTGIVAVSLLDARLHTPMYFFLGNLSILDICYTSTFVPLMLVHLLSEQKTISFLGCALQMCLSLSTGSTECLLLAIMAYDRYLAICRPLRYPVLMSHRLCWLLAGGAWVLCLCKSVTETVIAMRLPFCGHRVVSHFTCKILAVLKLACGDTSISEVFLLVGAILLLPVPLAFICLSYTLILATTLRVPSAAGRHKAFSTCSAHLAVVMLFYSTVIFMYMKPKSKEARISDEVFTVLYAVVTPMLNPVIYSLRNKEVKEAARKVWGRIRTSR; this is encoded by the coding sequence ATGGAGCCAGTCAACAGCACAGAGGTGTCCGAGTTCTTCCTGAAAGGATTTTCAGGTTACCCTGCCCTGGAGCACCTGCTCTTCCCTCTGTGCTCAGCCATGTACCTGGTGACCCTGTTGGGGAACACAGGCATCGTGGCGGTCAGCTTGCTGGATGCCCGCCTGCACacacccatgtacttcttcctgggCAACCTCTCCATCCTGGACATCTGCTACACGTCCACTTTTGTGCCCCTGATGCTTGTCCACCTCCTGTCAGAGCAGAAGACCATCTCCTTTCTTGGCTGCGCACTCCAGATGTGTCTGAGTCTGTCTACAGGCTCCACAGAGTGCCTGCTGCTTGCCATCATGGCCTATGATCGCTACCTGGCCATCTGCCGGCCCCTTAGATACCCCGTGCTGATGAGCCACCGGCTCTGCTGGTTGCTGGCGGGAGGCGCCTGGGTCCTCTGTCTCTGCAAGTCAGTGACTGAGACAGTCATTGCCATGAGGCTGCCCTTCTGTGGTCACCGTGTGGTCAGTCACTTCACCTGCAAGATCCTGGCAGTCCTGAAGCTTGCCTGTGGTGACACGTCCATCAGTGAGGTCTTCCTGCTGGTGGGTGCCATCTTGCTGCTGCCCGTGCCCCTGGCCTTCATCTGCCTGTCCTACACGCTTATCCTGGCCACCACCCTGAGGGTACCCTCAGCCGCTGGGCGCCACAAAGCCTTCTCTACTTGCTCAGCACACCTGGCCGTGGTGATGCTTTTCTACAGCACCGTCATCTTCATGTACATGAAACCCAAGAGCAAGGAGGCCCGTATCTCTGACGAGGTCTTCACGGTCCTCTATGCTGTGGTCACACCCATGCTGAACCCCGtcatctacagcctgaggaacaAGGAGGTGAAGGAGGCCGCCAGGAAGGTGTGGGGCAGGATACGGACCTCCAGGTGA
- the LOC102180313 gene encoding olfactory receptor 2S2-like: MRWMESETNGANQTVVTEFVLLGLHDHHNLEMVLFVLCLGIYSVNVLGNALLIGLNMLDPRLHTPMYFFLSNLALMDICGTSSFVPLMLVNFLETQSTISFPGCALQMYLTLALGSTECVLLAMMACDRYVAICQPLRYSELMSWHTSMWMAALSWGAGFANSLLHSNLTWSLPFCGHNIINHFFCEILAVLKLACGDISLNTLLTVVSAAVLTLAPLLLIFLSYVFILTAILRVPSAAGQHKAFSTCSAHLTVVVIFYGTLSFVYFKPKAEDLYLDKLLALFYGIVTPSLNPIIYSLRNAEVKAAAIALLRGDLLSRKMACFPVVL; the protein is encoded by the coding sequence atgagatggatggagAGTGAGACGAATGGGGCAAACCAGACGGTCGTGACAGAGTTTGTCCTGCTGGGGCTACACGACCACCACAACCTAGAGATGGTGCTGTTTGTGCTCTGCCTGGGCATCTACTCTGTGAATGTGCTGGGGAACGCCCTCCTCATCGGGCTGAACATGCTGGACCCCCGcctgcacacccccatgtacttcttcctcagcaACCTTGCCCTCATGGACATCTGTGGCACATCCTCCTTCGTGCCTCTCATGCTGGTCAACTTCCTGGAAACTCAAAGCACCATCTCCTTCCCTGGCTGTGCCCTGCAGATGTACCTGACCCTGGCGCTGGGCTCCACAGAGTGCGTGCTCTTGGCCATGATGGCGTGTGACCGGTACGTGGCCATCTGCCAGCCGCTTCGCTACTCAGAGCTCATGAGCTGGCACACAAGCATGTGGATGGCAGCACTGAGCTGGGGGGCAGGCTTTGCCAACTCCCTTCTCCATTCCAATCTCACCTGGAGCCTCCCCTTCTGTGGCCACAATATCATCAACCACTTCTTCTGTGAGATCTTGGCGGTGCTGAAACTAGCCTGTGGGGACATCTCTCTCAACACGCTGCTAACAGTGGTGTCTGCAGCTGTCCTGACGCTGGCCCCGCTGCTGCTCATCTTTCTGTCCTACGTGTTCATCCTCACTGCCATCCTGAGGGTGCCCTCTGCTGCCGGCCAGCACAAAGCCTTCTCTACCTGCTCTGCCCACCTCACAGTGGTGGTGATTTTCTATGGAACTCTCTCCTTCGTGTACTTCAAGCCCAAGGCCGAGGACCTCTACTTGGATAAGCTTCTTGCATTGTTCTACGGGATCGTGACCCCCTCATTGAACCCCATCATCTACAGCCTAAGGAATGCAGAGGTGAAAGCTGCCGCCATAGCTCTGCTGAGGGGAGATCTCCTCTCCAGGAAGATGGCCTGCTTTCCTGTTGTTCTCTAA
- the LOC102180592 gene encoding olfactory receptor 2S2-like, which yields MNGANQTVVTEFVLLGLHDHHNLEMVLFVLCLGIYSVNVLGNALLIRLNMLDPRLHTPMYFFLSNLALMDICGTSSFVPLMLVNFLETQSTISFPGCALQMYLTLALGSTECVLLAMMACDRYVAICQPLRYSELMSWHTSMWMAALSWGAGFANSLLHSILTWSLPFCGHNVINHFFCEILAVLKLACGDISLNALLLMVASAVVTLPPLFIIFLSYVFILTAILRVPSAAGRHKAFSTCSAHLTVVVIFYGTISFMYFKPKAEDLYLDKLLALFYGIVTPSLNPIIYSLRNAEVKAAAIALLSGDLLSRKMARFPVVL from the coding sequence ATGAATGGGGCAAACCAGACGGTCGTGACAGAATTTGTCCTGCTGGGGCTACACGACCACCACAACCTAGAGATGGTGTTGTTTGTGCTCTGCCTGGGCATCTACTCTGTGAATGTGCTGGGGAACGCCCTCCTCATCAGGCTGAACATGCTGGACCCCCGTctgcacacccccatgtacttcttcctcagcaACCTCGCCCTCATGGACATCTGTGGCACATCCTCCTTCGTGCCTCTCATGCTGGTCAACTTCCTGGAAACTCAAAGCACCATCTCCTTCCCTGGCTGTGCCCTGCAGATGTACCTGACCCTGGCGCTGGGCTCCACAGAGTGCGTGCTCTTGGCCATGATGGCATGTGACCGGTACGTGGCCATCTGCCAGCCGCTTCGCTACTCAGAGCTCATGAGCTGGCACACGAGCATGTGGATGGCAGCACTGAGCTGGGGAGCAGGCTTTGCCAACTCCCTTCTCCATTCCATTCTCACCTGGAGCCTCCCGTTCTGTGGCCACAATGTCATCAACCACTTCTTCTGTGAGATCTTGGCGGTGCTGAAACTAGCCTGTGGGGACATCTCTCTCAATGCACTGCTATTAATGGTGGCTTCAGCTGTCGTGACACTGCCCCCACTGTTCATCATCTTCCTGTCCTACGTGTTCATCCTCACTGCCATCCTGAGGGTGCCCTCTGCTGCCGGCCGGCACAAAGCCTTCTCTACCTGCTCTGCCCACCTCACAGTGGTGGTGATTTTCTATGGGACTATCTCCTTCATGTACTTCAAGCCCAAGGCTGAGGACCTCTACTTGGATAAGCTTCTTGCATTGTTCTACGGGATCGTGACCCCCTCGCTGAACCCCATCATCTACAGTCTGAGGAATGCAGAGGTGAAAGCTGCCGCCATAGCTCTGCTGAGTGGAGATCTCCTCTCCAGGAAGATGGCCCGCTTTCCTGTTGTTCTCTAA